A window of Syngnathoides biaculeatus isolate LvHL_M chromosome 9, ASM1980259v1, whole genome shotgun sequence contains these coding sequences:
- the LOC133506341 gene encoding calmodulin-regulated spectrin-associated protein 3-like isoform X2 yields MGQFRPPGLYIWHLSLSVIVNHVRGLSMTACPPLASAENVPVELREPLYQDQYEQEHLKPAVSKLLLSPETYCRAQALLLRARGASASQDAPSDNCALLQFLTKKGAAPQVRDADVSEDDLSCTPIKMKAHLALMDSLMSLAAREIVDRVKMAAEAEQMGVGAPWENALLFWVNRLNQNLRESTEEDEMPKQSQPSADPQPSQETGAPTRWYWKLVPHAIAFCLKESGNKPPVIRYRKDKVQSKLTPTFPLVSAVKDLSNGCAIAAVLHFYCPGLIPLEDVCLKDTMSLADSLYNLQLIKEFCESSLQGCCLLPLEDLLYAPPLLHLNIMNFVAELLEWFEIKKPDFVQPIQAIDLTDVSGLVFCTSPVSGNSNSGSPLFVLKQPFVTVPSPVSPENKSWTKKQISRPLSAVTFSIPFGLDSDVDIVMGNPIDSVFRSVSTDSLGAAIPATTSLAGVTRVPYSPPEDISHLVSASAPSRRTSWGPYMNSATLGELLTVEEALHVAPGGKDRKKERTPEKGGKAVLIARPEPRLCPEGAPAGFFLHSPLEDNPQLSSSAPCRSGVTYRPVGGEASSNGGRVERKERPSRAADISRDDDSVLRDGSVDSSEASDDTPRNAPGNMRPSKTNQGPYPANNSPRMTSFAERRDNRRRHPTASGEDFTTTPTATTPGTSHTPCTPAGTPSQVDSPGLKAPEPGSEAWELGARLEEKRKSIEAQKRRIEAIFAKHRQRLGKTAFLKMKREQGEGEGEGTDEDNLSLEERLTNMEEQLKREEEKERTEKKADQEKAKPSVSNLEKQVTFSIDSKKGQENEKVLDKERGEDGILVEYNETVQKLSEALQSLQKDIQKLTEQQQQLLGNQRPRSSQKVTPKSKPKSNTKAPAKTPPPTPTKTPPRTPTKNPGLSTSKAWMIPTGPKTSSVSSPSRRTHALSAATSPKTIVSSSCPAPRTKIHFSSAPRSPKHQPRTQPHPRPSELKFPPVNRVLNPTHTVDTLPHLRRVSPSKCQVQTTSSFRIGGLRTPQEISHPPPQPDDSTSDTASSETPTQFSLELEQDNAEGTIVPIPPHPRATSGSSSGAPSECSFESETLSISAACSTGQNRDRAGLAEKHCSLMEVSLSSLGRPEGADDEPTDEGQDFSSDSMSDQLESAVEPSIVISSDNADQLDSATEAGNSSDPQTESSEGQAKAGELPGENTEPGARVGIGFFFKEDVDNEEEMAQRKALLLERQQKRAEELKRRRQEQEREKRTESSSSPSSTPHVGTASPSATPPATPARRGDFTRAEYARRQQLRIMDDLDKVLQRKSTAQARSPVRRTRARPRSATRVETHLSLSPAKKAPGPKMTKSHSSLNLAATDVPGDKTVQSRPDSPAGCVTPSRLGKHNGDWETGSNGTSPAPEYTGPKLFKEPSFKSNKFIIHNALSRCCLAGKVNESQKNKIVEEMEKSPAHHFLILFRDASCQFRGVYTANPDTAELARLTGVGPKTISSAQVESMYKYSSDRKQFSAIPSKTLGMSVDAFTIPGHLWHGGGGAAAAGGGGGGGGGGRRASVTKKALTSK; encoded by the exons ATGGGCCAGTTCCGGCCCCCCGGGCTTTATATTTGGCACCTATCGCTATCGGTAATTGTAAACCACGTTAGAGGCCTGTCAATGACTGCGTGTCCGCCGCTTGCGTCTGCAGAAAACGTGCCGGTGGAGTTGCGGGAGCCGCTCTACCAGGACCAGTACGAGCAAGAGCACCTCAAGCCGGCCGTCTCCAAGCTGCTCCTCTCCCCGGAGACCTACTGCCGAGCTCAGGCCCTGCTGCTCCGGGCCCGGGGGGCCTCGGCCTCGCAGGACGCCCCCTCCGACAACTGCGCCCTGCTGCAGTTCCTCACCAAGAAAGGCGCGGCCCCGCAGGTCCGGGATGCGGACGTCAGCGAGGACGACCTCAGCTGCACCCCCATCAAGATG AAAGCCCACCTGGCCTTGATGGACTCGCTGATGTCGCTGGCCGCCAGGGAGATCGTGGACAGGGTGAAAATGGCGGCCGAGGCCGAGCAGATGGGCGTCGGGGCGCCGTGGGAGAACGCCCTCCTCTTCTGGGTCAACAGG CTGAACCAGAATCTGAGAGAAAGCACCGAGGAAGACGAGATGCCGAAGCAGTCGCAGCCGAGCGCTGACCCCCAACCCTCGCAGGAAACG GGGGCGCCCACCCGCTGGTACTGGAAGCTGGTCCCC CATGCTATCGCTTTTTGTTTGAAGGAGTCGGGGAACAAACCGCCAGTG ATCCGCTACAGGAAGGACAAAGTGCAGTCCAAGCTGACTCCCACCTTCCCGTTGGTCTCCGCGGTCAAAGATCTGTCGAACGGCTGCGCTATCGCTGCCGTGCTGCACTTCTACTGCCCCGGCTTGATACCTCTGGAGG ATGTCTGCCTGAAGGACACCATGTCGTTGGCTGACAGCCTCTACAACCTGCAGCTGATTAAAGAGTTTTGTGAGAGCAGTTTGCAGGGATGCTGCCTGCTCCCCCTGGAGGACCTTCTCTATGCGCCGCCGCTTCTGCAC CTGAACATCATGAACTTCGTCGCTGAGCTGCTGGAGTGGTTTGAGATTAAGAAGCCGGATTTCGTTCAACCCATCCAAGCCATTGACCTGACAG ATGTCTCCGGTCTCGTGTTCTGTACCAGTCCTGTCAGCGGGAACAGCAACAG CGGGTCTCCTTTGTTCGTCCTCAAGCAGCCTTTTGTGACCGTGCCCTCCCCAGTATCACCAG AAAACAAAAGCTGGACAAAGAAACAAATCAG TCGTCCTCTGTCCGCAGTGACTTTCAGCATCCCATTCGGGCTGGACAGTGATGTTGATATTGTCATGGGCAACCCAATAGATTCTGTCTTTCGCTCTGTCAGCACGGACAGCCTGGGCGCCGCCATCCCCGCAACGACCTCGCTGGCGGGGGTGACTCGCGTACCGTACAGCCCACCCGAGGACATCAGCCACCTGGTCAGCGCCTCGGCACCGTCGCGGCGAACTTCTTGGGGGCCTTACATGAACTCGGCCACTCTGGGAGAGCTCCTCACTGTTGAGGAGGCGTTACACGTGGCTCCCGGTGGTAAGGATCGAAAGAAGGAAAGGACACCGGAGAAAGGGGGAAAGGCTGTTTTGATAGCGAGACCAGAACCCAGGTTATGTCCCGAAGGCGCCCCTGCTGGTTTCTTCCTGCACTCTCCGTTGGAAGACAATCCTCAGCTCAGTAGCTCTGCCCCTTGCCGCTCGGGAGTCACTTACCGACCGGTTGGTGGAGAGGCAAGTAGCAATGGCGGTAGAGTTGAGAGGAAAGAGAGGCCATCGCGAGCAGCCGATATCTCACGTGACGATGACTCGGTCCTGCGAGACGGCAGCGTTGACTCATCGGAAGCATCTGACGACACCCCAAGAAATGCCCCTGGTAATATGCGACCCAGTAAAACTAATCAGGGACCCTACCCCGCCAACAACAGCCCACGCATGACAAGCTTTGCAGAGCGACGGGACAACAGAAGAAGACACCCTACAGCTTCTGGAGAAGACTTCACCACTACCCCGACAGCAACGACCCCGGGAACATCCCACACACCCTGCACGCCGGCAGGGACTCCGAGTCAAGTGGACAGCCCGGGCCTCAAAGCCCCCGAACCGGGTTCAGAAGCCTGGGAGCTGGGAGCTCGTCTGGAGGAAAAACGCAAAAGCATCGAAGCTCAAAAGAGACGAATTGAGGCCATCTTCGCCAAGCACAGACAGAGGCTGGGAAAAACAGCTTTCCTTAAAATGAAACGAGAACAAGGAGAGGGTGAGGGAGAGGGAACAGACGAGGATAACCTCTCTCTGGAGGAGCGTCTCACGAACATGGAGGAGCAACTGAAAAgggaagaagagaaggaaaggacaGAAAAGAAGGCAGACCAGGAGAAAGCCAAGCCATCAGTCTCGAATCTGGAGAAACAGGTCACTTTCTCGATTGACAGTAAGAAAGGACAAGAGAACGAAAAAGTGTTGGACAAAGAGAGAGGAGAAGATGGCATTCTTGTGGAATACAATGAAACCGTTCAGAAGCTGAGTGAAGCTTTGCAGTCACTGCAGAAGGACATCCAGAAACTAACGGAACAGCAGCAACAGCTTCTGGGCAACCAAAGACCGAGAAGCTCACAGAAAGTCACCCCAAAGTCAAAACCCAAAAGTAACACTAAGGCACCGGCGAAAACCCCTCCTCCAACACCCACAAAGACGCCCCCAAGAACTCCGACCAAGAATCCTGGCTTGAGCACCAGCAAAGCTTGGATGATTCCCACAGGACCCAAGACCTCCTCTGTGTCTTCACCATCCCGAAGGACCCACGCTCTCTCTGCGGCGACTTCGCCAAAAACGATTGTCTCCTCTTCCTGTCCCGCACCCCGCACCAAGATCCACTTCTCGTCTGCTCCCCGCAGTCCCAAACACCAACCACGAACGCAACCTCACCCACGACCCTCGGAGCTCAAGTTCCCTCCCGTCAATCGCGTTTTGAACCCAACTCACACCGTGGATACACTCCCCCACTTGCGCAGAGTGTCGCCCAGCAAGTGTCAAGTGCAGACAACATCATCCTTCCGCATCGGCGGCCTTCGAACTCCTCAGGAGATTTCTCACCCTCCACCGCAACCTGATGATAGCACCTCGGACACAGCGTCCAGCGAGACACCAACCCAGTTTAGCCTGGAGCTTGAGCAGGACAATGCCGAGGGAACCATAGTCCCCATACCGCCCCACCCAAGGGCCACCAGTGGCAGCAGCTCCGGAGCGCCCTCTGAATGCTCTTTTGAGAGCGAGACTTTGTCAATTTCTGCTGCATGCAGCACAGGACAGAACCGAGACAGAGCCGGACTTGCGGAGAAGCATTGCAGTTTGATGGAGGTGTCACTCTCTTCCCTCGGACGACCGGAAGGAGCCGATGATGAACCGACGGATGAGGGGCAGGACTTTTCTTCCGACTCCATGAGTGATCAACTAGAATCTGCAGTGGAGCCCAGCATTGTAATCAGTTCTGATAATGCGGACCAGTTGGATTCAGCCACAGAAGCTGGGAACTCTTCAGATCCGCAAACGGAGTCCAGTGAAGGCCAGGCAAAGGCTGGAgaactgcctggagaaaacactgAACCCGGAGCCAGAGTGGGCATAGGATTCTTCTTCAAG GAGGACGTAGACAATGAAGAGGAAATGGCCCAGCGGAAAGCTCTCCTTTTGGAGAGGCAGCAGAAGAGGGCCGAGGAGCTGAAAAGGAGGCGGCAAGAGCAAGAACGTGAAAAAAG AAcggaatcttcttcttctccctcaAGCACGCCCCACGTCggaaccgcctccccgtccgccactcctccggccactccggccCGACGGGGCGATTTCACGCGAGCCGAGTACGCCCGCCGGCAGCAGCTCCGGATTATGGACGACCTGGACAAGGTGCTGCAGCGCAAATCGACCGCCCAGGCCCGATCGCCTGTGAGGAGGACGCGTGCGCGGCCTCGCAGCGCCACCAGGGTTGAAACCCATCTATCTCTGAGCCCCGCCAAGAAAGCCCCCG GGCCGAAGATGACCAAGTCTCACTCGTCACTCAACCTGGCAGCTACTGATGTGCCTGGGGATAAGACAGTTCAAAG CCGACCCGATTCACCCGCTGGATGCGTGACGCCCAGCAGGCTCGGGAAGCACAACGGAGACTGGGAAACTGGTTCAAATGGAACGTCACCTGCCCCAGAATACACAG GTCCGAAGCTCTTCAAAGAACCGAGCTTCAAGTCCAATAAGTTCATCATCCACAACGCTCTGTCTCGTTGCTGCTTGGCCGGGAAGGTCAACGAGtcccaaaagaacaagattgtTGAG GAGATGGAGAAGAGCCCCGCCCACCACTTCCTCATCCTCTTCCGGGACGCCAGCTGCCAGTTCCGCGGCGTCTACACGGCCAACCCCGATACGGCCGAACTCGCGCGCTTGACCGGGGTCGGGCCCAAGACGATAAGCTCCGCCCAGGTGGAATCCATGTACAAGTACAGCTCGGACCGGAAGCAGTTCAGCGCCATCCCCTCGAAGACCCTCGGCATGAGCGTGGACGCTTTCACCATCCCCGGGCACCTGTggcacggcggcggcggggcggcGGCTGCGGGAggcggaggaggcggcggcggcggcggcaggagGGCGAGCGTCACCAAGAAAGCGCTAACTTCGAAGTGA
- the LOC133506341 gene encoding calmodulin-regulated spectrin-associated protein 3-like isoform X1: protein MGQFRPPGLYIWHLSLSVIVNHVRGLSMTACPPLASAENVPVELREPLYQDQYEQEHLKPAVSKLLLSPETYCRAQALLLRARGASASQDAPSDNCALLQFLTKKGAAPQVRDADVSEDDLSCTPIKMKAHLALMDSLMSLAAREIVDRVKMAAEAEQMGVGAPWENALLFWVNRLNQNLRESTEEDEMPKQSQPSADPQPSQETGAPTRWYWKLVPHAIAFCLKESGNKPPVIRYRKDKVQSKLTPTFPLVSAVKDLSNGCAIAAVLHFYCPGLIPLEDVCLKDTMSLADSLYNLQLIKEFCESSLQGCCLLPLEDLLYAPPLLHLNIMNFVAELLEWFEIKKPDFVQPIQAIDLTDVSGLVFCTSPVSGNSNSGSPLFVLKQPFVTVPSPVSPENKSWTKKQISRPLSAVTFSIPFGLDSDVDIVMGNPIDSVFRSVSTDSLGAAIPATTSLAGVTRVPYSPPEDISHLVSASAPSRRTSWGPYMNSATLGELLTVEEALHVAPGGKDRKKERTPEKGGKAVLIARPEPRLCPEGAPAGFFLHSPLEDNPQLSSSAPCRSGVTYRPVGGEASSNGGRVERKERPSRAADISRDDDSVLRDGSVDSSEASDDTPRNAPGNMRPSKTNQGPYPANNSPRMTSFAERRDNRRRHPTASGEDFTTTPTATTPGTSHTPCTPAGTPSQVDSPGLKAPEPGSEAWELGARLEEKRKSIEAQKRRIEAIFAKHRQRLGKTAFLKMKREQGEGEGEGTDEDNLSLEERLTNMEEQLKREEEKERTEKKADQEKAKPSVSNLEKQVTFSIDSKKGQENEKVLDKERGEDGILVEYNETVQKLSEALQSLQKDIQKLTEQQQQLLGNQRPRSSQKVTPKSKPKSNTKAPAKTPPPTPTKTPPRTPTKNPGLSTSKAWMIPTGPKTSSVSSPSRRTHALSAATSPKTIVSSSCPAPRTKIHFSSAPRSPKHQPRTQPHPRPSELKFPPVNRVLNPTHTVDTLPHLRRVSPSKCQVQTTSSFRIGGLRTPQEISHPPPQPDDSTSDTASSETPTQFSLELEQDNAEGTIVPIPPHPRATSGSSSGAPSECSFESETLSISAACSTGQNRDRAGLAEKHCSLMEVSLSSLGRPEGADDEPTDEGQDFSSDSMSDQLESAVEPSIVISSDNADQLDSATEAGNSSDPQTESSEGQAKAGELPGENTEPGARVGIGFFFKEDVDNEEEMAQRKALLLERQQKRAEELKRRRQEQEREKRQDPLDKQCLELKTRQKPFPSFLRTESSSSPSSTPHVGTASPSATPPATPARRGDFTRAEYARRQQLRIMDDLDKVLQRKSTAQARSPVRRTRARPRSATRVETHLSLSPAKKAPGPKMTKSHSSLNLAATDVPGDKTVQSRPDSPAGCVTPSRLGKHNGDWETGSNGTSPAPEYTGPKLFKEPSFKSNKFIIHNALSRCCLAGKVNESQKNKIVEEMEKSPAHHFLILFRDASCQFRGVYTANPDTAELARLTGVGPKTISSAQVESMYKYSSDRKQFSAIPSKTLGMSVDAFTIPGHLWHGGGGAAAAGGGGGGGGGGRRASVTKKALTSK from the exons ATGGGCCAGTTCCGGCCCCCCGGGCTTTATATTTGGCACCTATCGCTATCGGTAATTGTAAACCACGTTAGAGGCCTGTCAATGACTGCGTGTCCGCCGCTTGCGTCTGCAGAAAACGTGCCGGTGGAGTTGCGGGAGCCGCTCTACCAGGACCAGTACGAGCAAGAGCACCTCAAGCCGGCCGTCTCCAAGCTGCTCCTCTCCCCGGAGACCTACTGCCGAGCTCAGGCCCTGCTGCTCCGGGCCCGGGGGGCCTCGGCCTCGCAGGACGCCCCCTCCGACAACTGCGCCCTGCTGCAGTTCCTCACCAAGAAAGGCGCGGCCCCGCAGGTCCGGGATGCGGACGTCAGCGAGGACGACCTCAGCTGCACCCCCATCAAGATG AAAGCCCACCTGGCCTTGATGGACTCGCTGATGTCGCTGGCCGCCAGGGAGATCGTGGACAGGGTGAAAATGGCGGCCGAGGCCGAGCAGATGGGCGTCGGGGCGCCGTGGGAGAACGCCCTCCTCTTCTGGGTCAACAGG CTGAACCAGAATCTGAGAGAAAGCACCGAGGAAGACGAGATGCCGAAGCAGTCGCAGCCGAGCGCTGACCCCCAACCCTCGCAGGAAACG GGGGCGCCCACCCGCTGGTACTGGAAGCTGGTCCCC CATGCTATCGCTTTTTGTTTGAAGGAGTCGGGGAACAAACCGCCAGTG ATCCGCTACAGGAAGGACAAAGTGCAGTCCAAGCTGACTCCCACCTTCCCGTTGGTCTCCGCGGTCAAAGATCTGTCGAACGGCTGCGCTATCGCTGCCGTGCTGCACTTCTACTGCCCCGGCTTGATACCTCTGGAGG ATGTCTGCCTGAAGGACACCATGTCGTTGGCTGACAGCCTCTACAACCTGCAGCTGATTAAAGAGTTTTGTGAGAGCAGTTTGCAGGGATGCTGCCTGCTCCCCCTGGAGGACCTTCTCTATGCGCCGCCGCTTCTGCAC CTGAACATCATGAACTTCGTCGCTGAGCTGCTGGAGTGGTTTGAGATTAAGAAGCCGGATTTCGTTCAACCCATCCAAGCCATTGACCTGACAG ATGTCTCCGGTCTCGTGTTCTGTACCAGTCCTGTCAGCGGGAACAGCAACAG CGGGTCTCCTTTGTTCGTCCTCAAGCAGCCTTTTGTGACCGTGCCCTCCCCAGTATCACCAG AAAACAAAAGCTGGACAAAGAAACAAATCAG TCGTCCTCTGTCCGCAGTGACTTTCAGCATCCCATTCGGGCTGGACAGTGATGTTGATATTGTCATGGGCAACCCAATAGATTCTGTCTTTCGCTCTGTCAGCACGGACAGCCTGGGCGCCGCCATCCCCGCAACGACCTCGCTGGCGGGGGTGACTCGCGTACCGTACAGCCCACCCGAGGACATCAGCCACCTGGTCAGCGCCTCGGCACCGTCGCGGCGAACTTCTTGGGGGCCTTACATGAACTCGGCCACTCTGGGAGAGCTCCTCACTGTTGAGGAGGCGTTACACGTGGCTCCCGGTGGTAAGGATCGAAAGAAGGAAAGGACACCGGAGAAAGGGGGAAAGGCTGTTTTGATAGCGAGACCAGAACCCAGGTTATGTCCCGAAGGCGCCCCTGCTGGTTTCTTCCTGCACTCTCCGTTGGAAGACAATCCTCAGCTCAGTAGCTCTGCCCCTTGCCGCTCGGGAGTCACTTACCGACCGGTTGGTGGAGAGGCAAGTAGCAATGGCGGTAGAGTTGAGAGGAAAGAGAGGCCATCGCGAGCAGCCGATATCTCACGTGACGATGACTCGGTCCTGCGAGACGGCAGCGTTGACTCATCGGAAGCATCTGACGACACCCCAAGAAATGCCCCTGGTAATATGCGACCCAGTAAAACTAATCAGGGACCCTACCCCGCCAACAACAGCCCACGCATGACAAGCTTTGCAGAGCGACGGGACAACAGAAGAAGACACCCTACAGCTTCTGGAGAAGACTTCACCACTACCCCGACAGCAACGACCCCGGGAACATCCCACACACCCTGCACGCCGGCAGGGACTCCGAGTCAAGTGGACAGCCCGGGCCTCAAAGCCCCCGAACCGGGTTCAGAAGCCTGGGAGCTGGGAGCTCGTCTGGAGGAAAAACGCAAAAGCATCGAAGCTCAAAAGAGACGAATTGAGGCCATCTTCGCCAAGCACAGACAGAGGCTGGGAAAAACAGCTTTCCTTAAAATGAAACGAGAACAAGGAGAGGGTGAGGGAGAGGGAACAGACGAGGATAACCTCTCTCTGGAGGAGCGTCTCACGAACATGGAGGAGCAACTGAAAAgggaagaagagaaggaaaggacaGAAAAGAAGGCAGACCAGGAGAAAGCCAAGCCATCAGTCTCGAATCTGGAGAAACAGGTCACTTTCTCGATTGACAGTAAGAAAGGACAAGAGAACGAAAAAGTGTTGGACAAAGAGAGAGGAGAAGATGGCATTCTTGTGGAATACAATGAAACCGTTCAGAAGCTGAGTGAAGCTTTGCAGTCACTGCAGAAGGACATCCAGAAACTAACGGAACAGCAGCAACAGCTTCTGGGCAACCAAAGACCGAGAAGCTCACAGAAAGTCACCCCAAAGTCAAAACCCAAAAGTAACACTAAGGCACCGGCGAAAACCCCTCCTCCAACACCCACAAAGACGCCCCCAAGAACTCCGACCAAGAATCCTGGCTTGAGCACCAGCAAAGCTTGGATGATTCCCACAGGACCCAAGACCTCCTCTGTGTCTTCACCATCCCGAAGGACCCACGCTCTCTCTGCGGCGACTTCGCCAAAAACGATTGTCTCCTCTTCCTGTCCCGCACCCCGCACCAAGATCCACTTCTCGTCTGCTCCCCGCAGTCCCAAACACCAACCACGAACGCAACCTCACCCACGACCCTCGGAGCTCAAGTTCCCTCCCGTCAATCGCGTTTTGAACCCAACTCACACCGTGGATACACTCCCCCACTTGCGCAGAGTGTCGCCCAGCAAGTGTCAAGTGCAGACAACATCATCCTTCCGCATCGGCGGCCTTCGAACTCCTCAGGAGATTTCTCACCCTCCACCGCAACCTGATGATAGCACCTCGGACACAGCGTCCAGCGAGACACCAACCCAGTTTAGCCTGGAGCTTGAGCAGGACAATGCCGAGGGAACCATAGTCCCCATACCGCCCCACCCAAGGGCCACCAGTGGCAGCAGCTCCGGAGCGCCCTCTGAATGCTCTTTTGAGAGCGAGACTTTGTCAATTTCTGCTGCATGCAGCACAGGACAGAACCGAGACAGAGCCGGACTTGCGGAGAAGCATTGCAGTTTGATGGAGGTGTCACTCTCTTCCCTCGGACGACCGGAAGGAGCCGATGATGAACCGACGGATGAGGGGCAGGACTTTTCTTCCGACTCCATGAGTGATCAACTAGAATCTGCAGTGGAGCCCAGCATTGTAATCAGTTCTGATAATGCGGACCAGTTGGATTCAGCCACAGAAGCTGGGAACTCTTCAGATCCGCAAACGGAGTCCAGTGAAGGCCAGGCAAAGGCTGGAgaactgcctggagaaaacactgAACCCGGAGCCAGAGTGGGCATAGGATTCTTCTTCAAG GAGGACGTAGACAATGAAGAGGAAATGGCCCAGCGGAAAGCTCTCCTTTTGGAGAGGCAGCAGAAGAGGGCCGAGGAGCTGAAAAGGAGGCGGCAAGAGCAAGAACGTGAAAAAAGGCAAGACCCGTTAGACAAACAATGTCTTGAGTTGAAAACAAGGCAAAAACCGTTTCCTTCTTTCCTCAGAAcggaatcttcttcttctccctcaAGCACGCCCCACGTCggaaccgcctccccgtccgccactcctccggccactccggccCGACGGGGCGATTTCACGCGAGCCGAGTACGCCCGCCGGCAGCAGCTCCGGATTATGGACGACCTGGACAAGGTGCTGCAGCGCAAATCGACCGCCCAGGCCCGATCGCCTGTGAGGAGGACGCGTGCGCGGCCTCGCAGCGCCACCAGGGTTGAAACCCATCTATCTCTGAGCCCCGCCAAGAAAGCCCCCG GGCCGAAGATGACCAAGTCTCACTCGTCACTCAACCTGGCAGCTACTGATGTGCCTGGGGATAAGACAGTTCAAAG CCGACCCGATTCACCCGCTGGATGCGTGACGCCCAGCAGGCTCGGGAAGCACAACGGAGACTGGGAAACTGGTTCAAATGGAACGTCACCTGCCCCAGAATACACAG GTCCGAAGCTCTTCAAAGAACCGAGCTTCAAGTCCAATAAGTTCATCATCCACAACGCTCTGTCTCGTTGCTGCTTGGCCGGGAAGGTCAACGAGtcccaaaagaacaagattgtTGAG GAGATGGAGAAGAGCCCCGCCCACCACTTCCTCATCCTCTTCCGGGACGCCAGCTGCCAGTTCCGCGGCGTCTACACGGCCAACCCCGATACGGCCGAACTCGCGCGCTTGACCGGGGTCGGGCCCAAGACGATAAGCTCCGCCCAGGTGGAATCCATGTACAAGTACAGCTCGGACCGGAAGCAGTTCAGCGCCATCCCCTCGAAGACCCTCGGCATGAGCGTGGACGCTTTCACCATCCCCGGGCACCTGTggcacggcggcggcggggcggcGGCTGCGGGAggcggaggaggcggcggcggcggcggcaggagGGCGAGCGTCACCAAGAAAGCGCTAACTTCGAAGTGA